The proteins below are encoded in one region of Ostrea edulis chromosome 3, xbOstEdul1.1, whole genome shotgun sequence:
- the LOC125674628 gene encoding uncharacterized protein LOC125674628 gives MERDTVTSKTTFLKFWISSLNPDQTLNGFGHEADETYFSLTDDTEGEYVNHYYFTDFLKQMFENFTPGIKIQDTSGKEVETDVLLYETLKFVVEQVMSIGGKHLNIQDVDLVIALPITCNNKVTRFVETYALKAGIRKDGLSIVSNGVAQYADEDDWDRNLAGSFQEKSIYFSVRFGDEQTTINKHMKYRKGIDPVIKSTTFPVGSHSILSDILSFLKDGLGTDVIEEFKSDSPEEYKSTIDEFMSNIMNFRMVICVPHPLKSITRREWKDDISNVLKNRIIDGSITESNCKMKMTEERIHRLCKSTFEKMMKKIVVVMEQEWPGNVKRLFMSGELANSKFFKAFLRGKMLKCSICIPKNAPLVVLKGSVYYEHVDSTQCSG, from the exons ATGGAAAGAGATACGGTTACCTCGAAAACtacatttttaaagttttggaTCAGTTCTTTGAATCCGGATCAGACACTCAATGGTTTCGGACACGAAGCAGATGAAACATACTTCAGTCTAACTGACGATACGGAAGGAGAATACGTAAACCATTACTACTTTACAGATTTCTTGAAGCAAATGTTTGAG AATTTCACACCTGGGATCAAAATTCAGGACACCAGCGGAAAAGAAGTTGAAACTGACGTATTGCTGTACGAAACACTGAAATTCGTTGTTGAACAAGTCATGTCCATAGGtggaaaacatttaaatattcaaGATGTCGACTTGGTAATTGCACTACCAATTACTTGTAACAATAAAGTAACCAGGTTCGTGGAGACCTATGCTCTTAAG GCTGGCATAAGGAAGGATGGGTTATCTATTGTATCTAATGGGGTTGCTCAATATGCGGACGAAGATGATTGGGATCGTAATTTAGCGGGGAGTTTCCAGGAAAAGAGCATATATTTTTCAGTACGTTTTGGAG ACGAGCAAACTACTATCAATAAGCATATGAAATACCGGAAAGGAATCGATCCTGTCATTAAGAGCACCACATTCCCAGTGGGTAGCCATTCAATTCTCTCGGATATCCTTTCATTCTTAAAAGATGGTCTTGGCACAGATGTCATCGAGGAATTTAAAAGCGATTCTCCAGAAGAATATAAATCCACCATTGATGAATTTATGAGCAACATAATGAATTTTAGAATGGTAATATGTGTTCCGCATCCTCTGAAATCCATTACAAGAAGGGAATGGAAGGATGATATATCAAATGTGTTGAAAAATAGGATCATAGACGGAAGTATTACGGAATCAAattgcaaaatgaaaatgactgAGGAAAGAATACATCGACTCTGTAAATCAACCTTCGAGAAAATGATGAAGAAAATTGTAGTCGTCATGGAACAAGAATGGCCTGGCAATGTAAAGAGGCTATTCATGTCTGGTGAACTTGCTAATTCTAAGTTTTTCAAAGCATTTCTCAGGGGGAAAATGCTCAAATGTAGTATTTGTATTCCAAAAAATGCACCACTGGTTGTTTTGAAAGGGAGTGTCTATTATGAACATGTAGATAGCACACAATGTAGTGGTTAA